The Elusimicrobiota bacterium genome contains a region encoding:
- a CDS encoding class I SAM-dependent methyltransferase: protein MKLPQKSNMRVTNSEDPIEYYYKPLTGFMYLKRLKMAEKVVKTVHCNNLLEIGYGSGIFLPELSVHCASLYGMDIHSNVKLVHEMLVKEGVNAQLSTGDILKMEYLTGQFDCVVCLSVMEHIEDTKTAVEEIHRILAEKGFLIVGIPTKNVITDGLFKILGFDHDKEHVSGHNKVIAELRKKFDLQLLVKFPVITPLDLSLYTVTKWVKK, encoded by the coding sequence ATGAAACTACCACAGAAGTCTAATATGCGTGTTACTAATTCTGAAGATCCTATCGAGTATTACTATAAACCATTAACCGGATTCATGTATCTAAAACGTTTAAAAATGGCAGAAAAGGTTGTTAAAACCGTGCACTGCAATAATTTGTTGGAGATAGGGTATGGCAGCGGCATATTTCTTCCGGAACTTTCGGTACATTGCGCGTCATTGTACGGTATGGATATTCATTCTAATGTTAAGTTAGTGCATGAAATGCTGGTAAAGGAAGGTGTTAATGCGCAGTTATCAACCGGCGATATTCTTAAGATGGAGTACTTAACCGGTCAATTTGATTGCGTAGTATGTTTAAGTGTTATGGAGCATATAGAGGACACGAAAACGGCAGTTGAGGAAATTCATAGAATTTTGGCGGAAAAAGGTTTCTTAATAGTAGGTATTCCCACAAAAAATGTTATTACAGACGGGTTATTCAAGATACTCGGGTTTGATCATGATAAAGAACATGTGTCCGGTCATAATAAAGTTATTGCTGAATTACGAAAAAAGTTTGATCTGCAGCTATTAGTTAAATTTCCTGTCATAACGCCCCTGGATTTGTCTTTATACACGGTAACGAAATGGGTAAAAAAGTAA
- a CDS encoding glycosyltransferase: MINKADIITHYEYYAGTIDEWQGRNKYYHNTIKEVLGFAVMQNCKVLDLSCHNGALLASLKPSYGIGIDISPKMVELAGKNYPETNTKFVCADIEKDKFPFAEDEKFDYIILNNTLSETADIQKLFKRITKHCTSDTRVIVMQYNPIWQPLLKFGEKVGLKMPEMNHNWLSIDDVENFLEITGYQPVKRGYSLLFPKYIPVISEILNKFFAKIPFLRRLCIMQYCVSRMLIPPENAEDMTVSVILCVRDEEKNVEPLVQRIPVMGKHTEIVFVEGGSKDNTRTEVERIITKYPEKDIKLYIQDGKGKADACRKGYLNANGDFMILLEADLTTPPEEVQLFYDVYKAGIGEYINGSRLVYRMDKDSMPFVNHIGNRSFGIIFSLLLGQRFTDTLCGLKAISKNNYRTKITDALKVWGDFDPFGDFELIYSVIKNNMKVAEVPVHYIPRVYGAPKTQVVKHGMLLLKMVWVAFKRFVLF; this comes from the coding sequence TTGATTAATAAAGCTGATATTATCACTCATTACGAGTACTATGCCGGGACAATTGATGAATGGCAGGGTAGGAATAAGTATTACCACAATACTATAAAAGAGGTATTGGGGTTTGCAGTAATGCAAAACTGTAAAGTACTTGACCTGTCCTGCCATAACGGTGCGTTGTTGGCGAGTTTAAAACCTTCATACGGTATAGGGATTGATATCAGTCCGAAGATGGTTGAGCTTGCAGGTAAGAATTATCCGGAAACCAATACTAAATTTGTTTGTGCAGATATTGAGAAAGATAAGTTTCCTTTCGCTGAAGATGAAAAGTTTGATTATATTATCCTGAATAACACATTAAGTGAAACCGCGGATATTCAGAAATTGTTCAAACGTATAACAAAACATTGTACCAGTGATACACGCGTAATTGTTATGCAGTACAATCCGATATGGCAGCCATTACTGAAGTTCGGCGAAAAAGTTGGGTTAAAAATGCCGGAGATGAACCATAACTGGTTATCAATCGATGATGTAGAAAATTTTTTGGAGATCACTGGCTATCAGCCGGTCAAGCGCGGGTATTCTTTATTGTTCCCTAAATACATACCGGTCATCAGCGAGATTTTGAACAAATTCTTTGCAAAGATACCTTTTCTGCGCAGGTTGTGTATTATGCAATACTGTGTATCGCGTATGTTGATACCTCCGGAGAATGCGGAGGATATGACAGTATCTGTGATCTTGTGTGTCAGGGATGAAGAGAAAAATGTTGAGCCTCTGGTGCAGCGTATACCTGTAATGGGTAAGCATACGGAGATCGTGTTTGTGGAAGGCGGATCCAAGGATAATACCCGCACGGAAGTTGAACGTATTATCACAAAATATCCTGAAAAAGATATTAAGTTGTATATCCAGGATGGTAAAGGTAAAGCGGACGCTTGCAGAAAAGGGTATCTTAACGCAAACGGTGATTTTATGATACTACTGGAAGCAGACCTCACTACCCCACCTGAAGAAGTACAGTTATTTTATGATGTATATAAAGCTGGTATAGGAGAGTATATCAACGGAAGCCGGCTTGTTTACCGTATGGATAAAGATAGTATGCCGTTTGTTAATCATATAGGCAACCGCTCGTTTGGTATTATTTTTTCATTACTCCTGGGTCAACGTTTTACGGATACGTTATGCGGTTTAAAAGCTATCTCAAAAAATAATTATCGTACAAAGATCACTGATGCGTTGAAGGTATGGGGTGATTTTGACCCGTTTGGTGATTTCGAACTTATCTACAGTGTAATCAAGAATAATATGAAAGTCGCGGAGGTGCCTGTACATTATATCCCGCGTGTATACGGCGCACCGAAGACACAGGTGGTAAAACACGGGATGTTGCTGTTAAAGATGGTATGGGTGGCTTTTAAAAGGTTTGTGTTGTTCTAA